A region from the Aphis gossypii isolate Hap1 chromosome 1, ASM2018417v2, whole genome shotgun sequence genome encodes:
- the LOC114131086 gene encoding protein transport protein Sec24D isoform X39, protein MNNSQFAQERPTQNYGALPTPQQNGQHNTSSNNVPSYNQAEGQLNDQFSQLGFNNRPSVPLVQNNTLPSSISNFSSGPQVNTSQSYSPANFNVELTGPPKQFSSSVPFGGSFSQNSSDNFLDKTSNTIPQSAFPGNSVESNIHDGIINQESRDFNNGTPNNLSETMYGKSNEFNTNTSNLVSNQIGSGLTSSQPIQSAFSVVSPQSRSQKPYSSNVQQPQLVENVPSQSDLSTQKLEYQPSNYPPTSNSISQSDFSRQPNHAPQQPGFPSQNNLKPQQPGFPPQPNSTLQQPGFPPQSNSTSQQPGFPPQPNSTLQQSGFPPQPNSTLQQPGFPPQANSTLQQPGFPSQTNLKPQQPGFPPQPSSTPQQPGFPPQPNSTLQQPGFPPQPNSTLQQPGFPTQANLTKPQQPGFPPQPNSTLQQPGFPSQTNLKPQQPGFPPQPSLTPQQPGFPPQPNSILQQPGFPPQANSTLQQPGFPPQPNSTLQQSGFLPQPISSQQQHGFPPQPGNLPSQQMGFPSQAGNLPPRQSGYPPQQPGLTSQQPQQPGYSQQHNGFNPQQPSYQPQQSGYPPQQPGYPPQQPGYPPQQAGYSTQQAGFNQGTPAYMGQPAPSRRLDPDQMPSPVQVIQDDQQSKSGLFLTNQRGLVPPLVTTDFTVQDSGNASPRLIRSTMYCVPTTTDIMKQTSVPFGLVISPLAKIKPDEYPLPIINTGEFGPVRCKRCKAYMSPFMQFIDGGKHFTCLLCKATTEVPVEYFQHLDHTGQRLDRSERPELCFGSYEFIVPKEYCRKEIQPKPPAYIFVIDVSYNNIKSGLVRLICAFMKELLTQLPTELGSEKSKIRVGFITYDTTVHFYNIKETLAVPQMMIVGDTSEVFMPLLDGFLCDPEESSQVIDVLMEQIPTQFNETRTTETILLPAIKAGMEALKNADCCGKLFVFHSSLPIAEAPGKLKNREDRKLLATDKEKTILNPQTNVYKELGEECVQVGCSVDLFITNNSYIDLPTIGQISKISGGEIFKYTYFQAEVDGQRFLSDLKHDISRPTVFDAVMRVRTSTGTRPTDFYGHFFMSNSTDVELAAIDCDKAIAIEVKHDDKLDEQDGVLVQTAMLYTSCSGQRRVRILNLSLRSSGQMGELYRSCDLDTIMNFFGKQVMYKILESSGRQVKDAITNKTAQILATYRKHCASPSSAGQLILPECMKLMPLYVNCLIKSDAMSGGPDMTVDDRWFNMHLVITADIPTTLGYFYPRLIPIHTLADEKLLDDVSIPDQLRCSIEKFAENGAYILENGVYMFLWLGMGLSQTFLTDVFGVQSITYVDTEHSAIPVLDNPLNKAVRQVLSKIQKERSHTMRLSIIRQKDKIETVMRHFLVEDHGIDNSPSYVEFLCHMHKEIRNLLS, encoded by the exons ATGAATAATTCTCAATTTGCACAAGAGCGTCCAACACAAAATTATGGCGCTCTTCCAACACCACAACAAAATGGTCAACATAATACATCATCGAACA atgtACCATCTTATAACCAGGCTGAAGGACAGTTGAATGATCAATTTTCACAACTGGGATTTAATAATAGACCTTCAGTACCActagttcaaaataatactttg ccGAGTAGTATTAGCAACTTTTCAAGTGGACCACAAGTAAATACTTCGCAATCATATTCACCTGCCAATTTTAATGTTGAACTGACTGGGCCTCCTAAGCAATTTTCTTCATCAGTACCTTTTGGAGGAAGTTTTAGTCAAAATTCCTCAGATAATTTTCTAGACAAAACTAGTAATACAATACCACAATCTGCTTTTCCTGGAAATAGTGTTGAATCAAATATTCACGATGGAATTATTAATCAAGAATCAAGAGATTTTAATAATGGCACTcctaataatttaagtgaGACAATGTATGGGAAATccaatgaatttaatacaaatacctCAAATTTGGTTTCAAATCAAATTGGTTCTGGATTAACTTCATCTCAACCTATTCAATCAGCCTTTTCTGTTGTTTCACCTCAATCTCGTTCTCAAAAACCGTATTCAAGCAATGTTCAACAACCACAATTGGTTGAAAATGTTCCATCCCAATCGGATTTATCTActcaaaaattagaatatcaGCCATCAAATTATCCACCAACATCTAATTCAATATCTCAATCAGATTTTTCGAGACAACCTAATCATGCTCCACAGCAGCCAGGTTTTCCATctcagaataatttaaaacctcAGCAACCAGGTTTTCCACCTCAACCCAATTCCACACTGCAGCAGCCTGGGTTTCCACCACAATCTAATTCAACATCGCAGCAGCCAGGTTTTCCACCTCAACCCAATTCAACACTGCAGCAATCAGGTTTTCCACCTCAACCTAATTCCACACTGCAGCAGCCTGGTTTTCCACCACAAGCCAATTCAACATTGCAGCAGCCAGGTTTTCCATCTCAGACTAATTTAAAACCACAGCAACCAGGGTTTCCGCCACAACCTAGTTCGACACCACAGCAACCAGGTTTTCCACCTCAACCTAATTCAACACTGCAGCAGCCAG GTTTTCCACCTCAACCCAATTCAACACTGCAGCAGCCAGGTTTTCCAACACAAGCCAATTTAACAAAACCGCAGCAGCCAGGATTTCCACCACAGCCTAATTCAACACTACAGCAGCCAGGTTTTCCATCTCAGACTAATTTAAAACCGCAGCAACCAGGTTTTCCGCCACAACCTAGTTTGACACCACAGCAACCAGGTTTTCCACCACAACCCAATTCAATACTGCAGCAGCCAGGTTTTCCACCACAAGCCAATTCTACACTGCAGCAGCCTGGTTTTCCACCACAACCCAATTCAACACTGCAGCAATCAGGTTTTCTACCACAACCTATTTCATCTCAACAGCAACATGGCTTTCCTCCTCAACCAGGAAATTTACCATCTCAACAAATGGGTTTTCCTTCTCAGGCCGGTAATTTACCACCACGACAATCTGGTTACCCACCTCAACAGCCTGGTTTAACGTCTCAACAACCTCAACAACCTGGATATTCTCAGCAACATAACGGTTTCAATCCTCAACAACCTAGTTATCAACCTCAACAATCTGGGTATCCACCTCAACAACCTGGGTATCCACCTCAACAACCTGGGTATCCACCTCAACAAGCAGGTTACTCTACACAACAAGCTGGTTTTAATCAAGGTACACCAGCCTATATGGGTCAGCCAGCTCCAAGTAGGAGATTAGATCCAGATCAGATGCCAAGTCca GTACAAGTTATACAAGATGACCAACAAAGTAAAagtggtttatttttaactaatcaaAGAGGTCTAGTGCCCCCTTTAGTTACTACAGATTTCACTGTTCAAGATTCTGGTAATGCATCACCTAGATTAATAAGATCAACTATGTATTGCGTACCCACTACAACGGACATTATGAAACAG aCTTCTGTACCATTTGGATTAGTCATCAGTCCATtagcaaaaataaaacccGATGAGTATcctttacctattataaatactggTGAATTTGGACCAGTTAGATGTAAAAGGTGTAAAGCTTACATGAGTCCATTTATGCAGTTCATTGATGGTGGAAAACACTTTACTTGTCTTTTATGTAAAGCTACAACAGAAg taccagttgaatattttcaacatttggATCATACTGGTCAGCGGCTTGACCGTTCTGAAAGGCCTGAATTATGTTTTGGTTcatatgaatttattgttcCAAAAGAGTATTGTAGG aAAGAAATTCAACCAAAACCTCCtgcatatatatttgtaatagatgtttcttacaataatattaaatctggACTTGTTCGACTCATATGTGCTTTCATGAAAGAGCTATTAACTCAATTACCAACTGAGTTGGGAagtgaaaaaagtaaaatacgtgttggttttataacttatgatacaactgttcatttttataatatcaag gaAACATTAGCTGTTCCTCAAATGATGATTGTTGGTGATACTTCTGAAGTGTTTATGCCATTGTTAGATGGGTTCTTATGTGATCCAGAAGAATCATCTCAAGTTATCGATGTACTTATGGAACAAATTCCCACTCAGTTTAATGAAACAAGGACTACTGAAACTATTCTTTTACCAGCAATAAAAGCAGGAATGGAAGCATTGAAG AACGCAGATTGTTgtggtaaattatttgtattccaTTCATCCTTGCCTATAGCAGAAGCTCCAGGTAAACTTAAGAATCGGGAAGATCGAAAATTACTTGCCACcgataaagaaaaaactattttga atcCACAAACTAATGTTTATAAAGAATTGGGAGAAGAATGTGTTCAAGTTGGATGTAGTGTTGATTTATTCATCActaataattcttatattgATTTACCTACTATTGgtcaaatttctaaaattagtggtggtgaaattttcaaatacacaTATTTCCAA gctGAAGTTGATGGTCAACGATTTTTATCTGATTTAAAACATGACATTAGCCGACCAACTGTTTTTGATGCTGTAATGCGTGTACGGACATCTACTGGTACTCGTCCTACTGATTTCTATGGGCATTTCTTTATGTCAAACTCTACAGATGTTGAATTAGCTGCTATTGATTGTGATAAA GCTATTGCAATTGAAGTAAAACACGATGATAAGCTTGATGAACAAGATGGAGTATTGGTACAAACAGCTATGTTATACACATCATGTAGTGGGCAAAGGCGTGTACGCATATTAAATCTATCATTACGTTCTAGTGGACAAATGGGTGAATTATATCGTAGCTGTGATTTAGATACAATAATGAATTTCTTCGGAAAACAAG ttatgtataaaatattggaaaGTTCTGGACGACAAGTAAAGGACGCAATTACTAATAAGACTGCTCAAATATTAGCTACTTATAGAAAACATTGTGCATCACCATCTTCAGCCGGTCAACTTATATTACCTGAATGCATGAAACTTATGCCTCTATATGTTAATTGTTTGATCAAATCTGATGCAATGTCCGGtg gtccTGATATGACAGTTGATGATCGTTGGTTTAATATGCATCTTGTTATCACTGCGGATATACCTACAACATTAGGTTATTTCTATCCACGTCTGATTCCTATCCATACACTCGCTGATGAAAAACTATTAGATGATGTTTCAATACCAGATCAATTAAGGTGTTCTATTGAAAAGTTTGCAGAAAATGGAGCTTATATTTTGG aAAATGGagtttatatgtttttgtgGCTTGGTATGGGTCTAAGTCAAACATTTTTGACTGACGTATTTGGTGTTCAGAGCATTACATATGTTGATACTGAACATTCGGCTATTCCTGTGTTGGATAATCCACTCAACAAAGCTGTTCGGCAGGTGTTatctaaaattcaaaaagaacGAAGCCACACTATGAGA cTTTCAATTATACGACAGAAAGATAAAATTGAAACTGTTATGAGACATTTCTTAGTTGAAGATCACGGCATTGACAATAGTCCATCCTATGTAGAATTTTTGTGTCACATGCATAAGGAAATTCGCAATTTGCTCAGTTAG
- the LOC114131086 gene encoding protein transport protein Sec24D isoform X12 — protein MNNSQFAQERPTQNYGALPTPQQNGQHNTSSNNVPSYNQAEGQLNDQFSQLGFNNRPSVPLVQNNTLPSSISNFSSGPQVNTSQSYSPANFNVELTGPPKQFSSSVPFGGSFSQNSSDNFLDKTSNTIPQSAFPGNSVESNIHDGIINQESRDFNNGTPNNLSETMYGKSNEFNTNTSNLVSNQIGSGLTSSQPIQSAFSVVSPQSRSQKPYSSNVQQPQLVENVPSQSDLSTQKLEYQPSNYPPTSNSISQSDFSRQPNHAPQQPGFPSQNNLKPQQPGFPPQPNSTLQQPGFPPQSNSTSQQPGFPPQPNSTLQQSGFPPQPNSTLQQPGFPPQANSTLQQPGFPSQTNLKPQQPGFPPQPSSTPQQPGFPPQPNSTLQQPGFPPQANSTKTQQPGFPPQPNSISQQPGFPLQPNSTLQQPGFPPQPNSTQQQPGFPLQPNSTMQQPGFPPQANSTKTQQPGFPPQPNSISQQPGFPPQPNSTLQQPGFPTQANLTKPQQPGFPPQPNSTLQQPGFPPQANSTKTQQPGFPPQPNSVLQQSGFPQQPNLTPQQPGFPPQPSSIPQQPGFPPQPNSTLQQPGFPTQANLTKPQQPGFPPQPNSTLQQPGFPSQTNLKPQQPGFPPQPSLTPQQPGFPPQPNSILQQPGFPPQANSTLQQPGFPPQPNSTLQQSGFLPQPISSQQQHGFPPQPGNLPSQQMGFPSQAGNLPPRQSGYPPQQPGLTSQQPQQPGYSQQHNGFNPQQPSYQPQQSGYPPQQPGYPPQQPGYPPQQAGYSTQQAGFNQGTPAYMGQPAPSRRLDPDQMPSPVQVIQDDQQSKSGLFLTNQRGLVPPLVTTDFTVQDSGNASPRLIRSTMYCVPTTTDIMKQTSVPFGLVISPLAKIKPDEYPLPIINTGEFGPVRCKRCKAYMSPFMQFIDGGKHFTCLLCKATTEVPVEYFQHLDHTGQRLDRSERPELCFGSYEFIVPKEYCRKEIQPKPPAYIFVIDVSYNNIKSGLVRLICAFMKELLTQLPTELGSEKSKIRVGFITYDTTVHFYNIKETLAVPQMMIVGDTSEVFMPLLDGFLCDPEESSQVIDVLMEQIPTQFNETRTTETILLPAIKAGMEALKNADCCGKLFVFHSSLPIAEAPGKLKNREDRKLLATDKEKTILNPQTNVYKELGEECVQVGCSVDLFITNNSYIDLPTIGQISKISGGEIFKYTYFQAEVDGQRFLSDLKHDISRPTVFDAVMRVRTSTGTRPTDFYGHFFMSNSTDVELAAIDCDKAIAIEVKHDDKLDEQDGVLVQTAMLYTSCSGQRRVRILNLSLRSSGQMGELYRSCDLDTIMNFFGKQVMYKILESSGRQVKDAITNKTAQILATYRKHCASPSSAGQLILPECMKLMPLYVNCLIKSDAMSGGPDMTVDDRWFNMHLVITADIPTTLGYFYPRLIPIHTLADEKLLDDVSIPDQLRCSIEKFAENGAYILENGVYMFLWLGMGLSQTFLTDVFGVQSITYVDTEHSAIPVLDNPLNKAVRQVLSKIQKERSHTMRLSIIRQKDKIETVMRHFLVEDHGIDNSPSYVEFLCHMHKEIRNLLS, from the exons ATGAATAATTCTCAATTTGCACAAGAGCGTCCAACACAAAATTATGGCGCTCTTCCAACACCACAACAAAATGGTCAACATAATACATCATCGAACA atgtACCATCTTATAACCAGGCTGAAGGACAGTTGAATGATCAATTTTCACAACTGGGATTTAATAATAGACCTTCAGTACCActagttcaaaataatactttg ccGAGTAGTATTAGCAACTTTTCAAGTGGACCACAAGTAAATACTTCGCAATCATATTCACCTGCCAATTTTAATGTTGAACTGACTGGGCCTCCTAAGCAATTTTCTTCATCAGTACCTTTTGGAGGAAGTTTTAGTCAAAATTCCTCAGATAATTTTCTAGACAAAACTAGTAATACAATACCACAATCTGCTTTTCCTGGAAATAGTGTTGAATCAAATATTCACGATGGAATTATTAATCAAGAATCAAGAGATTTTAATAATGGCACTcctaataatttaagtgaGACAATGTATGGGAAATccaatgaatttaatacaaatacctCAAATTTGGTTTCAAATCAAATTGGTTCTGGATTAACTTCATCTCAACCTATTCAATCAGCCTTTTCTGTTGTTTCACCTCAATCTCGTTCTCAAAAACCGTATTCAAGCAATGTTCAACAACCACAATTGGTTGAAAATGTTCCATCCCAATCGGATTTATCTActcaaaaattagaatatcaGCCATCAAATTATCCACCAACATCTAATTCAATATCTCAATCAGATTTTTCGAGACAACCTAATCATGCTCCACAGCAGCCAGGTTTTCCATctcagaataatttaaaacctcAGCAACCAGGTTTTCCACCTCAACCCAATTCCACACTGCAGCAGCCTGGGTTTCCACCACAATCTAATTCAACATCGCAGCAGCCAGGTTTTCCACCTCAACCCAATTCAACACTGCAGCAATCAGGTTTTCCACCTCAACCTAATTCCACACTGCAGCAGCCTGGTTTTCCACCACAAGCCAATTCAACATTGCAGCAGCCAGGTTTTCCATCTCAGACTAATTTAAAACCACAGCAACCAGGGTTTCCGCCACAACCTAGTTCGACACCACAGCAACCAGGTTTTCCACCTCAACCTAATTCAACACTGCAGCAGCCAGGTTTTCCACCACAAGCCAATTCAACAAAAACTCAGCAACCGGGTTTCCCGCCACAACCTAATTCAATATCGCAGCAACCTGGTTTTCCACTCCAACCTAATTCCACACTGCAGCAGCCTGGTTTTCCACCACAACCCAATTCAACACAGCAGCAACCAGGTTTTCCACTTCAACCTAATTCAACAATGCAGCAGCCAGGTTTTCCACCACAAGCCAATTCAACAAAAACTCAGCAACCGGGTTTCCCGCCACAACCTAATTCAATATCGCAGCAACCTGGTTTTCCACCCCAACCTAATTCAACACTGCAGCAGCCAGGTTTTCCAACACAAGCCAATTTAACAAAACCGCAGCAGCCAGGATTTCCACCACAGCCTAATTCAACACTACAGCAGCCAGGTTTTCCACCACAAGCTAATTCAACAAAAACTCAACAACCTGGTTTCCCGCCACAACCTAATTCAGTTTTGCAGCAGTCAGGTTTCCCACAACAACCTAATTTAACACCACAGCAACCAGGTTTTCCGCCACAACCTAGTTCGATACCACAGCAACCAG GTTTTCCACCTCAACCCAATTCAACACTGCAGCAGCCAGGTTTTCCAACACAAGCCAATTTAACAAAACCGCAGCAGCCAGGATTTCCACCACAGCCTAATTCAACACTACAGCAGCCAGGTTTTCCATCTCAGACTAATTTAAAACCGCAGCAACCAGGTTTTCCGCCACAACCTAGTTTGACACCACAGCAACCAGGTTTTCCACCACAACCCAATTCAATACTGCAGCAGCCAGGTTTTCCACCACAAGCCAATTCTACACTGCAGCAGCCTGGTTTTCCACCACAACCCAATTCAACACTGCAGCAATCAGGTTTTCTACCACAACCTATTTCATCTCAACAGCAACATGGCTTTCCTCCTCAACCAGGAAATTTACCATCTCAACAAATGGGTTTTCCTTCTCAGGCCGGTAATTTACCACCACGACAATCTGGTTACCCACCTCAACAGCCTGGTTTAACGTCTCAACAACCTCAACAACCTGGATATTCTCAGCAACATAACGGTTTCAATCCTCAACAACCTAGTTATCAACCTCAACAATCTGGGTATCCACCTCAACAACCTGGGTATCCACCTCAACAACCTGGGTATCCACCTCAACAAGCAGGTTACTCTACACAACAAGCTGGTTTTAATCAAGGTACACCAGCCTATATGGGTCAGCCAGCTCCAAGTAGGAGATTAGATCCAGATCAGATGCCAAGTCca GTACAAGTTATACAAGATGACCAACAAAGTAAAagtggtttatttttaactaatcaaAGAGGTCTAGTGCCCCCTTTAGTTACTACAGATTTCACTGTTCAAGATTCTGGTAATGCATCACCTAGATTAATAAGATCAACTATGTATTGCGTACCCACTACAACGGACATTATGAAACAG aCTTCTGTACCATTTGGATTAGTCATCAGTCCATtagcaaaaataaaacccGATGAGTATcctttacctattataaatactggTGAATTTGGACCAGTTAGATGTAAAAGGTGTAAAGCTTACATGAGTCCATTTATGCAGTTCATTGATGGTGGAAAACACTTTACTTGTCTTTTATGTAAAGCTACAACAGAAg taccagttgaatattttcaacatttggATCATACTGGTCAGCGGCTTGACCGTTCTGAAAGGCCTGAATTATGTTTTGGTTcatatgaatttattgttcCAAAAGAGTATTGTAGG aAAGAAATTCAACCAAAACCTCCtgcatatatatttgtaatagatgtttcttacaataatattaaatctggACTTGTTCGACTCATATGTGCTTTCATGAAAGAGCTATTAACTCAATTACCAACTGAGTTGGGAagtgaaaaaagtaaaatacgtgttggttttataacttatgatacaactgttcatttttataatatcaag gaAACATTAGCTGTTCCTCAAATGATGATTGTTGGTGATACTTCTGAAGTGTTTATGCCATTGTTAGATGGGTTCTTATGTGATCCAGAAGAATCATCTCAAGTTATCGATGTACTTATGGAACAAATTCCCACTCAGTTTAATGAAACAAGGACTACTGAAACTATTCTTTTACCAGCAATAAAAGCAGGAATGGAAGCATTGAAG AACGCAGATTGTTgtggtaaattatttgtattccaTTCATCCTTGCCTATAGCAGAAGCTCCAGGTAAACTTAAGAATCGGGAAGATCGAAAATTACTTGCCACcgataaagaaaaaactattttga atcCACAAACTAATGTTTATAAAGAATTGGGAGAAGAATGTGTTCAAGTTGGATGTAGTGTTGATTTATTCATCActaataattcttatattgATTTACCTACTATTGgtcaaatttctaaaattagtggtggtgaaattttcaaatacacaTATTTCCAA gctGAAGTTGATGGTCAACGATTTTTATCTGATTTAAAACATGACATTAGCCGACCAACTGTTTTTGATGCTGTAATGCGTGTACGGACATCTACTGGTACTCGTCCTACTGATTTCTATGGGCATTTCTTTATGTCAAACTCTACAGATGTTGAATTAGCTGCTATTGATTGTGATAAA GCTATTGCAATTGAAGTAAAACACGATGATAAGCTTGATGAACAAGATGGAGTATTGGTACAAACAGCTATGTTATACACATCATGTAGTGGGCAAAGGCGTGTACGCATATTAAATCTATCATTACGTTCTAGTGGACAAATGGGTGAATTATATCGTAGCTGTGATTTAGATACAATAATGAATTTCTTCGGAAAACAAG ttatgtataaaatattggaaaGTTCTGGACGACAAGTAAAGGACGCAATTACTAATAAGACTGCTCAAATATTAGCTACTTATAGAAAACATTGTGCATCACCATCTTCAGCCGGTCAACTTATATTACCTGAATGCATGAAACTTATGCCTCTATATGTTAATTGTTTGATCAAATCTGATGCAATGTCCGGtg gtccTGATATGACAGTTGATGATCGTTGGTTTAATATGCATCTTGTTATCACTGCGGATATACCTACAACATTAGGTTATTTCTATCCACGTCTGATTCCTATCCATACACTCGCTGATGAAAAACTATTAGATGATGTTTCAATACCAGATCAATTAAGGTGTTCTATTGAAAAGTTTGCAGAAAATGGAGCTTATATTTTGG aAAATGGagtttatatgtttttgtgGCTTGGTATGGGTCTAAGTCAAACATTTTTGACTGACGTATTTGGTGTTCAGAGCATTACATATGTTGATACTGAACATTCGGCTATTCCTGTGTTGGATAATCCACTCAACAAAGCTGTTCGGCAGGTGTTatctaaaattcaaaaagaacGAAGCCACACTATGAGA cTTTCAATTATACGACAGAAAGATAAAATTGAAACTGTTATGAGACATTTCTTAGTTGAAGATCACGGCATTGACAATAGTCCATCCTATGTAGAATTTTTGTGTCACATGCATAAGGAAATTCGCAATTTGCTCAGTTAG